In one window of Helianthus annuus cultivar XRQ/B chromosome 17, HanXRQr2.0-SUNRISE, whole genome shotgun sequence DNA:
- the LOC110922554 gene encoding F-box/LRR-repeat protein 4, whose protein sequence is MGGACSRKRDPQSDEENAHRVITRRYSKSGSSKWLGTSFSRASVDNKEGLALCPSLMELCIHKISEEIDQYGTFSTLPRDISQQIFNELVDSQRLTEAYLEAFHDCDLQDINLGEYPGVDDAWMDVICSQGSSLLSADISGSDVTDSGLFSIKDCTNIEALNLNFCEKISDVGLGCISGFSNLTNLSFKRNNNITAKGMSSLSGLVNLSKLDLERCTGIHGGLVHLRGLKKLESLNLNCCNCITDADMKPLSELTNLKELQISCSKVTDHGVTFLKGLHKLSLLNMERCPITAACLDSLSDLVALLYLNVSRSSFTDDGCEKFSKLKSLKVLNLGFNDISDAVLSHLKVLKDLESLNLDSCRIGDEGLVHLAGLSRLKCLELSDTEVGNNGLRHISGLVNLESLNLSFTVITDGGLRNLAKLACLKSLNLDVRQITDAGLAALAGLTGLTHLDLFCAKITDAGTKYLRNFKNLKSLEICGGGLTDAGVKNIKDLQSLMLLNLSQNHHLTDKSLEFISELSQLVSLNVSSSRVTSGGLQHLTKLKKLKSLSLESTKVTANDIKKLHEAHLPDLVTFRPE, encoded by the exons ATGGGAGGAGCTTGTTCTAGGAAGCGGGACCCACAATCCGACGAGGAGAATGCACACAGAGTAATTACTAGAAGGTATTCGAAGAGCGGAAGCTCGAAATGGCTGGGGACGTCATTCTCTCGAGCAAGTGTAGATAATAAAGAAGGACTCGCGTTATGCCCGTCTCTCATGGAATTATGTATCCATAAAATATCTGAA GAAATTGATCAGTATGGGACCTTTTCAACGCTTCCAAGAGATATTAGTCAGCAAATTTTTAACGAATTAGTTGATTCTCAACGCCTTACTGAAGCATATCTTGAAGCTTTTCATGACTGTGATCTGCAG GATATAAATTTAGGCGAATATCCCGGTGTTGATGATGCATGGATGGATGTTATTTGTTCTCAGGGGTCATCCTTACTCTCTGCAGATATTTCTGGTTCAGATGTTACAGATTCTGGTTTATTTAGTATCAAAGACTGCACAAACATCGAGGCCTTAAATTTGAATTTCTGTGAAAAGATATCAGATGTTGGGCTCGGCTGCATTAGTG GTTTTTCAAACTTGACGAATTTGAGTTTCAAGAGGAACAACAATATTACCGCTAAAGGAATGAGTTCGCTTTCGGGTTTGGTCAATTTGTCAAAGCTGGACTTGGAAAGATGTACAGGGATACACGGTGGTCTTGTTCATTTAAGAG GCTTAAAAAAACTCGAATCACTTAATCTTAACTGCTGTAATTGCATTACCGATGCGGATATGAAGCCTCTGTCAG AGCTTACAAACTTGAAAGAATTACAAATTTCGTGCAGCAAGGTGACAGATCATGGTGTCACATTCTTGAAAG gCTTGCACAAGCTTTCATTGCTGAATATGGAACGCTGCCCTATAACTGCAGCATGCTTGGATTCACTTTCAG ATCTTGTTGCTCTGCTTTATCTGAATGTAAGCAGATCTAGTTTCACTGATGACGGTTGTGAAAAATTTTCAA AGCTCAAGTCTTTGAAGGTGCTTAATTTGGGATTCAATGATATATCAGATGCTGTTTTGTCTCACTTGAAAG TTTTAAAAGATTTGGAGAGCTTGAATCTTGACTCATGTAGAATTGGAGATGAAGGATTGGTTCATTTAGCAG GTCTTAGTCGTTTAAAGTGTTTGGAGTTATCTGATACAGAAGTTGGAAACAACGGGCTTCGTCATATATCTG GTTTGGTGAATCTGGAAAGCTTGAATCTTTCATTCACTGTAATTACAGATGGCGGTTTAAGAAACTTGGCTAAACTAGCGTGTCTTAAATCACTTAATTTGGATGTTCGTCAAATCACAGATGCTGGTCTTGCAGCTCTAGCAG GTTTGACCGGGTTGACCCATCTGGATCTATTCTGTGCAAAAATAACAGATGCTGGAACGAAATACTTGCGCA attttaaaaacttaaaatcgCTCGAAATTTGTGGTGGGGGATTAACTGATGCTGGTGTGAAGAACATTAAAGATCTTCAATCTCTGATGCTTTTGAATCTTTCACAGAACCACCATCTCACTGATAAATCTCTAGAATTTATTTCTG AATTGTCACAACTGGTGTCTTTAAACGTTTCGAGTTCTCGGGTAACTAGTGGAGGATTACAGCATTTAACAAAACTGAAGAAGTTGAAATCACTCAGTTTGGAATCAACTAAAGTGACTGCAAATGATATAAAGAAGCTTCATGAAGCTCATCTCCCAGATTTGGTGACGTTCCGGCCCGAGTAG
- the LOC110921203 gene encoding paired amphipathic helix protein Sin3-like 4, giving the protein MKRSRNDDVSACGGPVAHPIETERSGRPQVAGGVRAHKLTNDDALAYLKKVKDTFRDDNEKYEEFLDVMKGYRAQRVDTTGVVAKVKELFEGHRELISGFNAFLPKGYEIVLSQEDAPQAKRVVDFDEAMQFVHKMRMRFQGDDHIYKSFLDILNQYRNATKTVSEVHQEVAALLHNQPDLLNDFTNFLPDSSAASDRYVHSSRTHKPHLGDRSSPVGTIKPLHSENKDIASHDDCHSANHDVSADTAETYHDKVRHSQDNHEMNSVTHKHKSASTLEDTVTELFHKDMREQVISLRTKVKEKLQNSDDYQAFLKCIMHYRTENITRPQLQSLVNDLLEANPDLMEEVSEFIDHGERNGSLWSDHLPGSLHDQDRDNDKDHDKDETNSCHDVNNEYQAKPIHELDLSDCEQCTPSYRLLPKNYPIPSVSHRTIIGAEVLNDHWVSVTSGSEDYSFKHMRKNQYEESLFRCEDDRFELDMLLESVNVTTRRVEELLDKINNNSIKTDCVVRVEDHFTAINLRCIERLYGDNRLDVMDVLKKNASLALPVILTRLKQKQEEWARCRFDFNKIWAEVYAKNYHKSLDHRSFYFKQQDAKSLSAKALLLEIKEIREEKSKDENVIQNFVSGERQNNTPHQEFKYWNFDVHDDIYQLMKYYIPQNCTTEQSDKVMKIWTNFVEPMLSISRDNNGDSEEDKFASYRESGTKENYQNGYHENEADEEGEESAHRSSSDTSGSETADVEDHYPEEHDGVHDNKAGSEGEVEERLLETVKPVTKYAPVVSHNDENGPRVFYGNDTFYVFFRLHQTLYSRLKDAKEKSTNDKWRCSNDTTPNNSYARFLDLLYTFLGGDADSAKYEDDCRTVLGTWSFPLFTLDKLIYKLSKQLLAIAMDEVDNKLLHLYTYERMRNPGSFVDELYYANARVIANDNNIYRFESSPISKTVGQSQTWLIIRLMDPGCDMSEAPSLSIDPNFEAYPTNQLVPVVPGKTKARLFLKRNKRKYACEDEDLAMMQAMEEVRILNRMECKINCITYKISYVLDTEDSMVRKGRKKVSKSIPSNGYSHKVQKFHKLLQSRILSMPT; this is encoded by the exons aTGAAGAGGTCTAGAAACGACGACGTTTCCGCTTGTGGTGGTCCAGTTGCGCATCCGATCGAAACCGAACG CTCCGGGAGACCTCAAGTTGCGGGCGGAGTGAGGGCACATAAGTTGACAAACGATGATGCACTCGCCTATCTTAAGAAAGTGAAAGACACGTTTCGTGATGACAACGAGAAATACGAGGAGTTTCTTGACGTTATGAAAGGTTATAGAGCTCAAAG AGTTGATACCACAGGTGTCGTAGCAAAGGTTAAAGAACTATTTGAAGGGCACCGAGAACTAATATCGGGTTTCAATGCCTTTCTACCAAAGGGATATGAAATCGTTCTCTCGCAAGAGGATGCACCACAAGCTAAGAGAGTTGTGGATTTTGATGAGGCCATGCAATTTGTACACAAAATGAGA ATGAGATTTCAAGGTGATGATCACATTTACAAATCTTTTCTTGATATTTTGAATCAGTACAGAAACGCAACCAAAACCGTTAGTGAGGTCCACCAGgag GTTGCTGCTCTTCTTCATAACCAACCAGACCTGCTTAACGATTTCACAAACTTTTTACCTGATTCTTCAGCAGCATCCGATCGTTATGTTCATTCCAGTAGGACCCACAAACCGCACCTTGGAGATAGGAGCTCGCCCGTTGGCACAATAAAACCTCTGCATTCCGAAAAT AAAGATATTGCTAGTCATGATGACTGTCATAGTGCGAACCATGATGTCAGCGCTGACACAGCGGAAACTTATCATGACAAAGTACGGCATTCACAAGATAATCACGAGATGAACAGTGTAACCCACAAACATAAATCTGCTAGTACACTTGAGGATACTGTCACAGAGCTATTTCATAAAG ATATGCGTGAACAAGTGATTAGTCTCCGTACGAAGGTGAAAGAAAAACTACAAAACTCAGATGATTACCAGGCATTTTTAAAGTGCATTATGCATTACCGCACAGAGAATATTACTCGACCACAATTGCAATCGTTG GTGAATGATTTACTTGAAGCTAATCCAGATCTTATGGAAGAAGTCAGTGAGTTCATCGATCACGGTGAGAGAAACG GTTCTTTGTGGAGTGATCATTTACCTGGATCTTTGCACGATCAAGATCGCGATAACGATAAAGATCACGACAAAGATGAAACAAACAGTTGTCATGACGTCAATAATGAGTATCAAGCAAAACCAATTCATGAACTTGACCTTTCTGACTGTGAACAGTGCACGCCAAGTTACCGTCTTTTACCGAAGAAT TATCCGATTCCTTCAGTAAGTCATAGAACAATAATTGGTGCTGAGGTGTTGAATGATCATTGGGTATCTGTTACCTCCGGTAGTGAGGATTACTCTTTCAAGCACATGCGTAAAAACCAGTATGAAGAGAGCTTATTTAGATGTGAAGATGACAG GTTTGAACTGGACATGTTATTAGAATCCGTTAACGTGACAACCAGACGAGTGGAAGAACTTTTAGATAAGATAAATAATAATTCAATCAAGACAGACTGTGTGGTTCGAGTTGAAGATCATTTTACAG CTATAAATTTGAGGTGCATTGAACGTTTATACGGAGATAACCGGCTTGATGTGATGGATGTATTAAAAAAGAACGCGTCTCTTGCTCTACCAGTAATATTAACTCGTTTGAAGCAAAAACAAGAGGAATGGGCAAGATGTCGTTTCGATTTTAATAAAATTTGGGCAGAAGTTTACGCGAAAAATTATCACAAATCTCTTGATCATCGCAGCTTCTATTTCAAACAGCAGGACGCAAAGAGCTTGAGTGCTAAAG CATTATTATTGGAAATCAAGGAAATCCGTGAAGAAAAATCTAAAGACGAAAACGTTATTCAGAACTTTGTTTCTGGCGAAAGACAAAACAACACACCACATCAAGAATTTAAGTATTGGAATTTTGATGTTCATGATGACATATATCAACTCATGAAATACTATATTCCACAAAATTGTACCACCGAACAATCCGACAAAGTCATGAAAATCTGGACTAATTTTGTGGAACCCATGTTAAGTATTTCAAGGGATAATAATGGAGATTCTGAAGAAGATAAATTCGCATCATATAGAGAAAGTGGTACgaaggaaaattaccaaaatgggtATCATGAAAATGAAGCAGACGAGGAAGGTGAAGAAAGCGCACATCGGTCATCTAGTGATACTTCGGGTAGTGAAACTGCTGATGTAGAGGATCACTACCCTGAAGAACATGACGGGGTTCATGATAACAAGGCTGGGAGTGAAGGAGAAGTTGAAGAACGATTGTTAGAAACAGTAAAGCCGGTTACGAAATACGCACCTGTAGTATCACATAATGACGAAAACGGCCCTCGGGTTTTCTATGGAAACGACACCTTTTATGTTTTCTTCAGACTCCATCAA ACGCTATATTCAAGATTAAAGGATGCAAAGGAAAAGTCTACTAATGATAAATGGAGGTGTTCGAATGACACAACACCTAATAACTCATATGCTAG ATTCTTGGATTTGCTCTACACGTTTCTTGGTGGTGATGCTGATAGTGCAAAATACGAAGATGACTGTCGAACGGTTCTTGGAACTTGGTCATTTCCTCTATTTACATTAGACAAGCTCATTTACAAGCTGTCTAAACAG CTGCTAGCGATTGCTATGGATGAGGTTGATAACAAACTTCTACATCTCTATACATATGAACGCATGAGAAACCCCGGGAGTTTTGTAGATGAACTCTATTACGCAAATGCGAGAGTGATTGCTAATGATAATAACATCTATAGATTTGAAAGT TCACCTATATCCAAAACCGTTGGTCAAAGTCAAACCTGGTTGATTATTCGACTTATGGACCCCGGATGTGACATGTCAGAAGCACCCTCCTTATCGATAGACCCAAATTTTGAAGCCTATCCAACCAATCAGTTAGTTCCCGTTGTTCCTGGGAAAACGAAGGCCCGTCTCTTCTTAAAAAG AAATAAAAGAAAATATGCTTGTGAAGATGAAGATTTGGCAATGATGCAAGCCATGGAGGAAGTTCGAATTTTAAATAGGATGGAATGCAAGATAAATTGCATTACATATAAG ATATCCTACGTTTTGGATACAGAAGACTCTATGGTGCGCAAGGGCCGGAAAAAAGTCAGTAAAAGTATACCATCAAATGGTTATTCACACAAAGTACAAAAGTTCCATAAGCTGCTACAATCTAGGATTCTAAGCATGCCAACATAA